TCATGAGTTTGGACACGCGATCGCTGCTTATATGGGTGGGGATAAGTCTGTTAAAGAGAAAGGATATCTCACCTTCAACCCCCTCAAATACGCTCATCCACAGACTAGTTTAGTTTTTCCCGTCCTATTTATGCTCATGGGTGGGATTGGATTACCAGGGGGTGCGGTTTATATCAACCATAATTTACTCCGCAACCGTTTTTGGCAAAGTTTAGTTTCCGCCGCAGGACCGCTAGCTAATCTAGTTCTAGCATTAATCTTGGCAATCCCCTTTCAGCAAGGTTGGATACCACTTCAAGATAATGGCTGGTTCTTGCCGAGTTTGGCTTTTTTGGTTTTATTACAAGTATCCTCAGTTATCCTCAATTTACTGCCAATTCCACCTCTAGACGGTTATGGCATTATTGAACCTTGGCTACCAGCGAATATTCAGCGTCAGTGTCAGAAGTTTAGTAATTGGGGTTTTTGGATCGTATTTGGACTGTTTTGGTTTGTTCCCGCATTTAGTCAAGGATTTTGGCAGTTAGTTTTTATAATTACCAACCAACTAGCTGTAGAACCTAATTTGATTCTTCAGGGTAATTCACTATTTCGCCAACCCATCACCCGCGCTGTGGTGCTAGCTGGACTTTTAGGGGGGTTGTGGCTGCTCAAACAACAGAATGGTAGTAATTCTAGAGTTTACGCCGTCAGCAGCCGTAGAGAACCAGGAGTAACAGGTTTACGCAAGCAATTGGCAAGTTTAGTCGATCGCAGAACAGGCGATCGCCTCATCGCTTCAGAAAAACAAAAAAATCCCCATCAATCCGAACGCTGGTATCTAGAAAAGGTAATTTACGATCTCAGACGACATCGGTAAATGTGATTTTTACGTCAAAACATTATTGCACTCTCGTGGCAGACTTTTTATCATCAGAAGAATAACTATTCAATCTTTTTAGGAGAATTAATATCGTGACAGTTAAACAGCGTGGTGTGACTATTTGGTTAACTGGCTTGAGTGGTGCGGGGAAAACTACTATTAGTAACGCTCTAGAGCAAGAATTGCGCGATCGCTGTTCTAAAATAGAAGTGCTAGATGGAGATGTAGTTCGCGAAAACCTGACTAAAGGTTTAGGTTTTAGCAAGCCAGATCGGGATGAAAATA
This genomic stretch from Merismopedia glauca CCAP 1448/3 harbors:
- a CDS encoding site-2 protease family protein, whose translation is MWQAGVFVFVGWIASVCFHEFGHAIAAYMGGDKSVKEKGYLTFNPLKYAHPQTSLVFPVLFMLMGGIGLPGGAVYINHNLLRNRFWQSLVSAAGPLANLVLALILAIPFQQGWIPLQDNGWFLPSLAFLVLLQVSSVILNLLPIPPLDGYGIIEPWLPANIQRQCQKFSNWGFWIVFGLFWFVPAFSQGFWQLVFIITNQLAVEPNLILQGNSLFRQPITRAVVLAGLLGGLWLLKQQNGSNSRVYAVSSRREPGVTGLRKQLASLVDRRTGDRLIASEKQKNPHQSERWYLEKVIYDLRRHR